A portion of the Cryptomeria japonica chromosome 5, Sugi_1.0, whole genome shotgun sequence genome contains these proteins:
- the LOC131060461 gene encoding small ribosomal subunit protein eS19y — MATACTVKDVSPHEFIPTYAAHLKRSGKIELAHWTDIVKTATFKELAPYDSDWYYVRAASMARKIYLNQGIGVGAFRKIYGGRRRNGVAPPHFCKSSGSIARHILQQLEKIGIVEIDANGGRRITSNGQRDLDQVAGRIAVAAP; from the exons ATGGCGACAGCTTGCACGGTGAAAGATGTTTCTCCTCACGAGTTTATTCCTACCTACGCTGCACATCTCAAGCGATCCGGAAAG ATTGAATTGGCACACTGGACGGATATTGTAAAGACAGCCACATTTAAGGAACTTGCGCCCTATGATTCTGATTGGTACTATGTTAGAGCAG CATCGATGGCAAGGAAAATCTATTTGAACCAAGGAATTGGAGTTGGGGCTTTCCGAAAGATATATGGTGGCCGTAGAAGGAATGGTGTGGCTCCACCACATTTTTGTAAAAGCAGTGGGTCAATTGCTCGACACATACTCCAGCAATTGGAAAAAATTGGCATTGTTGAGATTGATGCTAATGG tGGAAGACGCATAACTTCCAACGGCCAAAGGGATCTTGATCAGGTTGCTGGTCGGATTGCAGTTGCTGCACCTTGA